One window of Thalassovita mediterranea genomic DNA carries:
- a CDS encoding Glu/Leu/Phe/Val dehydrogenase — translation MSGLLEQAVGRLDRIIEIDEELADVCRLLQLPAELIERELSITRDDGRTSFMRAWRCRYNTLKGPTKGGVRFSPSANPDEVNRLGFLMTLKCALLDLPFGGAKGAVRVDPDKLSDDERRQIAIAYGELFSDTLRADNDIAAPDVATTPDDMQNIIKGLEPAHNSGSHGAVTGKPVDSGGLSIREGATGRGAVFLLNTLGEELGIDLDQARIAVQGMGKAGLQFAQDAADNGAVIVAMSDSTGTVSNADGLDLERVSKQKAAGKLDYDDSPDAILKADVDILCLAATSDVIDAKNVDELSCTMIVEIANAAISADADEALARKGVIVGPDILFNSGGVAASYLEWLAFRKGGEDQLGDIQSMWEDRLSAAAGAVLSTLHDCGGNWRDAALLYALRDLNAVAIGQGLFEG, via the coding sequence ATGTCTGGCTTGCTGGAACAGGCGGTAGGACGTCTGGACAGGATTATTGAAATTGATGAGGAGCTGGCGGATGTCTGCCGGCTCCTTCAATTACCTGCAGAACTGATCGAACGCGAACTCAGCATTACGCGCGATGATGGCAGGACCAGTTTCATGCGCGCCTGGCGCTGTCGTTACAACACGCTGAAAGGCCCTACGAAGGGCGGCGTTCGCTTCTCGCCGAGCGCCAATCCTGACGAGGTCAATCGCCTCGGCTTTCTCATGACATTGAAATGTGCGCTGCTCGATCTTCCGTTCGGCGGCGCGAAAGGTGCCGTCAGGGTCGATCCAGACAAGCTATCGGACGATGAGAGGCGCCAGATCGCCATCGCTTATGGGGAGCTGTTTTCCGACACGCTGCGCGCTGACAATGACATCGCAGCGCCGGATGTGGCGACCACCCCCGATGACATGCAGAACATCATCAAGGGGCTGGAGCCAGCTCATAATAGCGGCTCCCACGGCGCCGTGACTGGAAAGCCTGTCGATAGCGGTGGCCTCTCTATCCGCGAAGGTGCCACCGGCCGCGGGGCGGTCTTTCTTCTGAACACGCTTGGCGAAGAGCTTGGCATAGATCTCGATCAGGCCAGGATTGCCGTTCAGGGCATGGGCAAAGCTGGCCTCCAGTTTGCGCAGGACGCCGCCGACAACGGTGCCGTGATCGTGGCGATGTCCGACAGCACTGGCACCGTATCGAACGCAGACGGCCTGGACCTTGAGCGGGTCAGCAAACAGAAAGCCGCCGGCAAGCTTGATTATGACGATAGCCCTGACGCCATTCTGAAGGCAGACGTCGACATTCTTTGCCTTGCTGCTACCTCTGACGTCATCGACGCGAAGAACGTTGATGAGCTTTCCTGCACGATGATTGTCGAAATTGCCAATGCTGCGATATCGGCCGACGCTGACGAGGCTTTGGCCCGAAAAGGCGTGATTGTCGGGCCGGACATTCTCTTCAATTCAGGCGGCGTCGCTGCCTCTTATCTTGAATGGCTCGCTTTCCGAAAAGGCGGCGAAGACCAGCTTGGGGACATCCAGTCCATGTGGGAGGACCGGCTTTCCGCCGCCGCGGGTGCGGTGCTCTCCACTCTGCACGATTGCGGGGGCAACTGGCGCGATGCCGCGCTTCTCTATGCGTTGCGGGACCTCAACGCCGTTGCCATCGGCCAGGGGCTGTTCGAAGGCTAA
- a CDS encoding Crp/Fnr family transcriptional regulator: protein MSVFKKRLGQYVTLGDDDWTPFDELETTEQVFLPGDDLVEAGEEIRNVFIVLEGWAIRYRLLEDGRRQIVNFMLPGDVFDLQSLADLKADHSLTAITECKVLVIPSDVFVNMLQSSARLASAFWWSAVQEESILREQIVRIGRRSAKERIGHLLLELHRRFIGATGLDVERLTVPLTRADIADALGLTPVHVSRTMSAMRRADLITEGRGGEITIVDRKKLSRLSHFDTDYLHLKKLHLASGEPVKSVADTARGLAK, encoded by the coding sequence ATGAGCGTTTTCAAGAAACGACTGGGTCAATATGTGACCCTCGGCGATGACGACTGGACGCCGTTTGACGAGCTCGAAACGACCGAGCAGGTTTTTCTGCCCGGCGATGATCTGGTCGAGGCTGGCGAAGAGATCCGGAACGTCTTTATCGTTCTGGAAGGTTGGGCGATCCGTTACAGGCTTCTGGAGGATGGACGTCGGCAGATCGTGAATTTCATGCTGCCGGGTGACGTTTTCGACCTTCAATCCCTTGCCGATCTGAAAGCGGACCATTCCCTGACGGCGATCACTGAATGCAAGGTGCTCGTTATTCCTTCGGATGTTTTTGTGAACATGCTCCAATCCTCGGCGCGTCTTGCCTCAGCTTTCTGGTGGTCAGCGGTTCAGGAGGAGTCGATCCTTCGCGAGCAGATCGTCAGGATCGGAAGACGGTCCGCCAAAGAGCGGATCGGACACCTCCTGCTGGAGCTTCACAGGCGATTTATCGGCGCCACAGGGCTGGACGTAGAGCGACTGACCGTGCCGCTGACGCGCGCCGACATTGCGGATGCCCTGGGGCTGACACCTGTGCATGTGTCTCGCACCATGTCGGCCATGCGCCGCGCTGACCTCATCACGGAAGGGCGGGGCGGGGAGATCACCATCGTTGACCGCAAGAAGCTGTCCCGCCTCTCGCATTTCGATACCGACTATCTTCATCTGAAGAAGCTGCATCTGGCTTCTGGCGAGCCCGTGAAGAGTGTTGCGGACACCGCGAGGGGGTTGGCAAAGTAA
- a CDS encoding SOS response-associated peptidase family protein has protein sequence MSLQTLRSVAEEMQLPLFTTPATGNLEPGYVGADQDGPILRPHKDGIELAMLRWGFPPATAKTKTPITNIRNLESRWWKDVNREYLLEPQYRCLVPFTRFAEWNAKAKENAWFETGNEAAFFAGIWRPWHGERLMPVDGQKRRQRVETDIELFAFLTTEPNEIVKPIHPKAMPVILTSIDEGAEWLKGGEKSLALQRPLSTEECRLV, from the coding sequence ATGAGCCTGCAGACGCTACGCAGCGTCGCCGAGGAGATGCAGCTTCCGCTCTTTACGACGCCAGCCACTGGCAACCTTGAACCGGGCTATGTCGGCGCGGATCAGGACGGTCCCATACTCCGGCCTCACAAGGACGGAATAGAGCTCGCAATGCTTCGCTGGGGCTTTCCGCCAGCGACGGCAAAGACCAAGACGCCAATCACCAACATCCGGAACCTCGAGAGCCGCTGGTGGAAGGACGTGAACAGGGAATACCTGCTGGAACCGCAATATCGGTGCCTCGTACCCTTCACTCGGTTCGCAGAATGGAATGCTAAGGCGAAGGAAAACGCCTGGTTCGAGACCGGTAACGAGGCCGCGTTCTTCGCCGGCATCTGGCGCCCCTGGCATGGTGAACGCCTGATGCCTGTGGACGGGCAGAAGCGACGCCAGCGGGTCGAGACCGATATCGAGCTATTCGCATTCCTGACCACAGAGCCGAACGAAATTGTGAAGCCGATCCACCCGAAGGCGATGCCCGTTATTCTCACCAGCATCGATGAAGGCGCTGAATGGCTGAAAGGCGGCGAAAAGAGTTTGGCGCTACAGCGCCCGCTATCAACGGAAGAATGTCGCCTCGTCTAG
- a CDS encoding HNH endonuclease, with protein sequence MMDNFDCMTLPENWSAQKKCHHCGSSFEATGVRQRFCSLPCTLWSKVDIRGADECWPWRAKTRWKGYGKFTRNGITMWAHRVAFELSHQTSPPALVCHECDNPCCCNPAHLFAGDVHKNNADKIAKDRQARGNRYKSAKLNEAKVRAIRASSLSNTELAKKYDVARATIYNVRHRLKWAHVK encoded by the coding sequence ATGATGGATAATTTTGATTGCATGACACTTCCGGAAAACTGGTCAGCTCAGAAAAAATGTCACCATTGCGGCTCTTCGTTTGAGGCCACCGGAGTGAGACAGCGCTTCTGCTCGCTGCCATGCACGCTATGGTCAAAAGTAGACATCCGGGGTGCAGACGAGTGTTGGCCGTGGAGGGCGAAAACCCGTTGGAAGGGTTACGGAAAGTTCACGCGAAACGGAATTACAATGTGGGCTCATAGAGTTGCGTTCGAGCTAAGCCATCAAACGTCGCCACCCGCTCTAGTTTGCCACGAATGCGACAACCCATGTTGTTGCAATCCCGCTCATCTTTTCGCTGGAGATGTGCACAAAAATAATGCGGACAAAATCGCCAAGGACCGTCAAGCAAGAGGCAATCGGTACAAATCAGCCAAACTAAATGAGGCGAAGGTTCGAGCCATCCGCGCGAGCTCACTGAGCAACACTGAACTTGCCAAAAAGTACGATGTTGCTCGGGCAACCATCTACAACGTTCGACATCGGCTCAAATGGGCGCACGTCAAATAA
- a CDS encoding C40 family peptidase yields MNAEAVINDMLATTYERGGRGPDKFDCWGMVCEVCKRMGWTVPADPIAHSDDPRTLLKIFRDEVKPHQWVRADRQDGAIAFFGRLAAARHAGIVINGGVLHTQKSHGPDWLSPADLSDHKIEYALWAQ; encoded by the coding sequence ATGAACGCAGAGGCCGTCATCAACGACATGCTCGCGACGACGTATGAGCGCGGCGGGCGCGGGCCAGACAAGTTCGATTGCTGGGGAATGGTCTGCGAGGTTTGCAAACGCATGGGATGGACTGTGCCAGCCGATCCAATCGCGCATTCAGATGACCCTCGCACGTTGCTCAAGATTTTCCGGGACGAGGTCAAACCTCACCAGTGGGTTCGCGCTGACAGGCAAGACGGCGCGATCGCGTTCTTCGGCAGGCTGGCGGCGGCGCGTCATGCTGGTATCGTCATCAATGGCGGCGTCCTGCACACGCAGAAGTCACATGGTCCGGATTGGCTTTCACCTGCGGACCTCTCAGACCACAAGATTGAGTATGCTCTATGGGCACAGTAA
- a CDS encoding DUF1833 domain-containing protein — protein MTDLSARLQRYNASAPAGEVLRETLTLTHSAFSQDWHLTNFQSPFSANVGGVAVDFLLHPFTFRRPEDSTSGRFEVQADIFNTGPVFIDQLQAAAAVATERIQLIYGAYLDAGTDPEETFTLEVSGAAPGSNAVTVKAVIANMLNGKYPRDFYRSDKFPGLRR, from the coding sequence ATGACGGACCTTTCCGCGCGCCTGCAGCGCTACAATGCGTCCGCTCCAGCGGGCGAAGTGCTTCGTGAAACCCTCACGCTCACACACTCGGCGTTTAGCCAGGACTGGCACCTCACGAACTTTCAGTCGCCGTTCAGCGCCAATGTCGGCGGCGTCGCAGTCGACTTCCTGCTTCACCCATTCACATTCCGCAGGCCTGAAGACAGCACGAGCGGCCGCTTCGAAGTGCAGGCTGACATCTTCAACACGGGCCCGGTTTTTATCGATCAGCTTCAGGCGGCCGCCGCCGTGGCGACTGAGCGCATTCAGCTCATCTATGGCGCCTATCTCGACGCAGGCACGGACCCAGAGGAAACCTTCACGCTGGAGGTCTCAGGCGCGGCACCCGGCTCAAATGCCGTCACGGTGAAGGCTGTGATCGCGAACATGCTGAACGGCAAATATCCGCGCGATTTCTATCGGTCGGACAAGTTTCCGGGGCTGAGACGATGA
- a CDS encoding excalibur calcium-binding domain-containing protein: MRALLACLLLAGTLSSPAFSHGGGLNAQGCHNDRKNGGYHCHRSAPRSQPARTQSNNLSSKLNGTDNRSQRRAFANCSEARAAGAAPVRRGDPGYGSHLDRDNDGIGCE, translated from the coding sequence ATGCGCGCTCTACTTGCTTGCTTGCTTCTAGCTGGCACGCTCTCATCGCCTGCGTTCTCACATGGCGGCGGACTAAATGCCCAAGGCTGTCACAATGACCGAAAGAATGGCGGCTATCACTGTCATAGATCGGCGCCGAGGAGTCAGCCGGCACGAACGCAATCGAATAACCTAAGCTCGAAACTCAACGGCACGGATAATCGCTCTCAGCGGCGTGCTTTCGCGAACTGCTCAGAAGCGCGCGCAGCGGGTGCAGCGCCGGTACGTCGAGGTGATCCAGGCTATGGCTCTCATCTGGACCGGGACAATGACGGGATCGGGTGCGAATAG
- a CDS encoding phage tail length tape measure family protein codes for MDIAPLTFRVDSSGAVTAEGDLDELTAAAGRADAAQESLAASAGRAAAAETNMSAKAKAATAAVNAHTVAAKANTAAMNMQAASARAVAGRQQQMMFQTNDIAMSLASGQAPYMVAIQQGSQLAQVYAGPGGLNNALRDFNKLMVGVVGTLVRFAAPIAAATAAAGGLYLVYRQVTADARNMRAAMEDLDEVMDDARDAMADAAEYSHRIDLARMGMEADSSVGPVDRLSNALTGVAASLNDVTVARWVEETARLGIEADRIAEKIAQLEKPVVYGFGSMGFEMPKTREQERLLLQLRQQEAGMRAQQRDRLDFLSPERAQSILGALGRFDLNGMGEQFRDALDGAVEPAEKTGRAIDEAARSMERLTNEAEKYADGRAKAQLNEVEYINYRRDRDVEAIQEAADAAIAAGNNVHEVEALANAAAKDRRLQAEHDIADLRERLVEQSLSRLQSGFDAWMREIEDEQRRLDRERRDRERLSSDRVNFERSLQPGTDMQQVDWWEADALARNDELWREGVRLYGEAQAERLGLKQQFLDRETEIERIAAEDRKRIRQAQYSATLGASANFFGAMGQLLDSNTEKQSAAAQAAFAIAKGLDLAQATMNSYVAITEAWADPTLPYFMKIAASIQAATTVMAAVANIRRTTLSGAREMGGPVYGGGTYLVGEKGPELFTPGASGQITSNANLQKAVKGGGEAPNIQIINNAPGVVVRKEGPDMNPRFIIEQAKAETVANLRDDIANGGDTSRLIEGQYGLNRGSGSR; via the coding sequence ATGGACATTGCCCCGCTCACTTTCCGGGTCGACTCCTCCGGTGCTGTCACTGCCGAGGGCGACCTCGACGAGCTCACCGCCGCTGCTGGCCGAGCTGATGCTGCACAGGAAAGCCTTGCTGCATCAGCAGGCCGTGCGGCCGCAGCCGAAACCAATATGAGCGCCAAAGCCAAGGCAGCGACGGCCGCGGTCAATGCTCATACGGTGGCAGCGAAGGCGAACACGGCGGCGATGAACATGCAGGCGGCCTCTGCACGTGCCGTCGCTGGCCGTCAGCAGCAGATGATGTTCCAGACCAACGACATTGCGATGTCTCTGGCGTCTGGTCAGGCGCCGTACATGGTCGCAATCCAGCAAGGCTCGCAGCTGGCCCAGGTCTATGCAGGGCCTGGCGGGCTGAACAATGCGCTCCGTGATTTCAATAAGCTAATGGTCGGGGTTGTGGGGACGTTGGTGCGCTTCGCCGCGCCAATCGCAGCGGCGACCGCTGCGGCTGGTGGCCTGTATTTGGTGTATCGGCAGGTGACTGCAGACGCGAGGAATATGCGCGCCGCCATGGAAGACCTCGACGAAGTCATGGACGACGCTCGTGACGCAATGGCTGACGCTGCAGAGTACAGTCATCGGATCGACCTTGCTCGCATGGGTATGGAGGCGGATAGCAGCGTAGGGCCGGTCGATCGACTTTCAAATGCGCTCACTGGCGTTGCTGCCTCACTGAATGATGTCACGGTCGCTCGCTGGGTCGAAGAAACAGCGCGGCTGGGTATCGAGGCTGATAGGATTGCGGAGAAGATTGCTCAGCTTGAGAAGCCTGTGGTGTACGGTTTCGGATCGATGGGCTTTGAAATGCCTAAGACTCGAGAGCAAGAGCGTTTACTTCTCCAGCTTCGCCAGCAAGAGGCTGGCATGCGCGCGCAACAGCGAGACCGACTCGACTTCCTGAGCCCAGAGCGGGCGCAGAGTATTCTCGGCGCATTGGGCCGCTTCGATCTTAATGGGATGGGCGAGCAATTCCGTGACGCGCTGGACGGAGCTGTGGAGCCCGCCGAGAAGACCGGACGCGCTATCGATGAGGCGGCACGGTCGATGGAGCGCCTTACGAATGAGGCGGAGAAGTACGCAGACGGTCGCGCTAAGGCGCAATTGAATGAAGTCGAGTACATCAACTATCGCCGCGACCGGGACGTTGAAGCCATTCAGGAGGCAGCCGACGCGGCTATCGCCGCAGGCAACAATGTCCACGAGGTCGAGGCATTGGCCAATGCCGCCGCAAAGGACCGAAGACTGCAGGCCGAGCACGATATCGCGGATCTACGCGAGCGGCTGGTTGAACAGAGCCTTTCACGCCTTCAGAGTGGGTTTGATGCCTGGATGCGTGAAATTGAGGACGAGCAGCGAAGGCTCGACCGTGAAAGACGAGACCGCGAGCGGCTTTCCAGCGATAGAGTGAACTTTGAGCGCTCCCTGCAGCCGGGCACCGACATGCAGCAGGTCGATTGGTGGGAGGCCGACGCCCTTGCCCGCAACGACGAGCTTTGGCGGGAAGGTGTAAGGCTTTATGGAGAAGCGCAGGCCGAACGCCTTGGCCTGAAGCAGCAGTTTCTCGACCGCGAGACCGAGATCGAACGCATCGCCGCAGAGGACCGCAAGCGCATCCGGCAAGCCCAGTATAGCGCCACGCTAGGCGCGTCCGCTAACTTCTTCGGCGCCATGGGCCAGCTGCTCGACAGCAACACAGAGAAGCAATCAGCCGCGGCTCAGGCAGCGTTTGCGATCGCAAAGGGACTCGATCTCGCTCAGGCCACCATGAACAGCTATGTGGCTATCACCGAGGCATGGGCTGACCCGACGCTCCCATACTTCATGAAGATCGCGGCCTCCATCCAGGCGGCGACAACCGTGATGGCAGCGGTGGCGAATATCCGCAGGACCACGCTTTCGGGTGCGCGCGAGATGGGCGGGCCAGTGTATGGCGGCGGAACCTATCTTGTGGGCGAAAAGGGACCGGAACTGTTCACGCCGGGCGCCTCTGGCCAGATCACGTCGAACGCCAACCTCCAAAAGGCCGTCAAAGGTGGCGGCGAAGCGCCGAACATCCAGATCATCAACAACGCGCCGGGCGTCGTCGTTCGCAAGGAAGGTCCAGACATGAACCCACGCTTTATCATTGAGCAGGCGAAAGCCGAAACGGTCGCGAACCTTAGAGACGATATTGCCAATGGCGGCGACACGTCGAGGCTTATCGAGGGGCAATACGGCCTTAATCGGGGGTCAGGGTCGCGATAG